A single genomic interval of Zobellia nedashkovskayae harbors:
- a CDS encoding TrmH family RNA methyltransferase has product MVSKNQIKLVKSLHQKKYRNLHNLFVAEGIKVVRELVNSDFKVNTIFSSDAEINLGTTDIIEHVSEAELKKMSALTAPNKIIGVFEIPETRKPNFDGWVVVLDDIRDPGNLGTIIRLCDWFGIEHLVCSSNTVDCYNPKTLQATMGSISRVNMGYTDLQTFLKNAPVSVFGAFMEGDVVYGATVPKTGILVMGNEANGISEEVEALVTQKISIPQFGESTTESLNVATATAILLNEIRRS; this is encoded by the coding sequence ATGGTTTCAAAAAATCAAATCAAACTTGTAAAAAGTCTACATCAAAAAAAGTACCGAAATCTTCATAATCTTTTCGTGGCAGAAGGAATAAAGGTTGTTCGGGAGCTAGTTAACTCTGATTTTAAGGTGAATACTATATTCAGTTCAGATGCGGAAATAAATTTAGGTACTACTGATATTATAGAGCATGTTAGCGAAGCCGAGCTCAAAAAAATGAGTGCGCTTACCGCGCCTAATAAAATTATAGGCGTGTTTGAGATTCCTGAAACCAGAAAGCCAAATTTTGATGGGTGGGTAGTTGTGTTAGATGATATTCGTGACCCGGGAAACCTAGGTACTATAATTAGGTTGTGTGATTGGTTTGGAATTGAACATTTGGTTTGTTCTTCCAATACGGTAGATTGTTATAATCCTAAAACACTACAAGCTACAATGGGCTCAATTTCACGAGTAAATATGGGTTATACAGATTTACAAACCTTTTTGAAGAATGCTCCAGTTTCAGTTTTTGGTGCTTTTATGGAAGGTGATGTAGTATATGGCGCAACGGTACCTAAAACCGGAATATTGGTGATGGGTAATGAGGCCAATGGCATTTCGGAAGAAGTAGAAGCTTTAGTGACTCAAAAAATTAGCATTCCACAGTTCGGGGAAAGTACAACTGAGAGCCTTAACGTGGCTACAGCTACCGCTATTTTGTTAAACGAAATTAGACGAAGCTAG
- the fbaA gene encoding class II fructose-bisphosphate aldolase: protein MAHSIKPGVATGDEVQAIFNYAKEKGFALPAVNVIGSDTINGVLETAASLNAPVIIQFSNGGAQFNAGKGLSNDGQKAAVLGAVAGAKHVHQLAEAYGATVILHTDHCAKKLLPWIDGLLDASEKHFAETGKPLYSSHMIDLSEEPLEENIEICKGYLERMSKMNMTLEIELGITGGEEDGVDNSDVDDSKLYTQPEEVAYAYEELSKVSPRFTIAAAFGNVHGVYKPGNVKLTPKILKNSQEYISKKYNVEHNHIDFVFHGGSGSTVEEIREGISYGVIKMNIDTDLQYAFLAGVRDYVQDNKDYLQTQIGNPKGADEPNKKFYDPRVWLRAGENTFVERLKKAFEDLNNVNTL, encoded by the coding sequence ATGGCTCACAGTATAAAACCAGGTGTCGCAACAGGTGACGAAGTACAAGCAATCTTTAACTATGCTAAAGAAAAGGGGTTCGCTCTTCCAGCAGTAAACGTTATTGGTTCTGACACAATTAACGGTGTCCTAGAAACAGCAGCAAGCTTAAATGCTCCTGTAATTATTCAATTTTCTAATGGCGGTGCTCAGTTTAACGCTGGTAAAGGTCTATCTAACGATGGTCAAAAAGCAGCTGTTCTTGGTGCCGTAGCAGGTGCAAAACATGTACACCAATTAGCAGAAGCTTATGGTGCTACTGTAATTCTTCATACAGACCACTGTGCTAAAAAATTATTGCCTTGGATAGACGGACTATTAGATGCTAGTGAAAAGCATTTTGCCGAGACTGGAAAACCTCTTTACAGCTCACACATGATCGATCTTTCGGAAGAGCCTCTTGAAGAAAACATCGAAATCTGTAAAGGTTACTTGGAGCGCATGAGCAAAATGAACATGACGTTAGAGATCGAACTTGGTATTACAGGTGGTGAAGAAGATGGCGTTGACAACTCTGATGTTGACGATTCTAAATTATACACACAACCAGAAGAAGTAGCTTACGCTTATGAAGAACTTTCAAAAGTAAGCCCAAGATTTACAATTGCAGCTGCTTTTGGTAATGTTCATGGTGTATATAAGCCAGGTAACGTAAAGTTGACTCCAAAAATCTTAAAAAATTCTCAAGAATATATTTCTAAAAAATACAATGTAGAGCACAATCATATCGATTTTGTTTTTCACGGAGGTTCAGGCTCTACAGTTGAAGAAATCAGAGAAGGCATTAGCTACGGAGTTATTAAAATGAATATTGACACTGATTTACAGTACGCATTTTTAGCTGGTGTTCGTGATTATGTTCAAGACAACAAAGACTACCTTCAAACCCAAATTGGTAACCCAAAAGGTGCTGATGAACCTAACAAAAAATTCTACGATCCAAGAGTTTGGTTACGTGCAGGAGAAAATACTTTTGTAGAGCGTTTGAAAAAAGCTTTCGAAGATTTAAATAATGTAAATACCTTATAA
- a CDS encoding sigma-70 family RNA polymerase sigma factor: MRQLKITKQVTNRETASLDKYLQEIGKVDLITADEEVELAQRIKAGDQIALEKLTKANLRFVVSVAKQYQNQGLTLPDLINEGNLGLIKAAQRFDETRGFKFISYAVWWIRQSILQALAEQSRIVRLPLNKIGSINKINKTFAFLEQAHERMPSPEEIAKELDMTVEDVKQSLKNSGRHVSMDAPLIAGEDSNLYDVLRSGESPNPDKELLHESLRTEIERALETLTPREADVIRLYFGLAGQHSMTLEEIGETFELTRERVRQIKEKAIRRLKHTSRSKILKTYLG; the protein is encoded by the coding sequence ATGAGACAGCTTAAAATTACAAAACAGGTCACCAACAGGGAGACCGCATCTTTGGACAAGTACTTGCAAGAAATAGGCAAAGTAGACTTGATTACGGCAGATGAAGAAGTAGAATTGGCACAACGTATCAAGGCAGGCGACCAGATCGCTCTTGAAAAACTCACAAAGGCCAATCTTCGATTCGTTGTATCAGTTGCCAAGCAGTACCAAAACCAGGGACTTACTTTACCCGATTTAATTAACGAGGGTAACCTTGGCCTTATTAAGGCCGCACAACGTTTTGACGAAACAAGAGGATTTAAGTTTATTTCTTATGCTGTTTGGTGGATTCGTCAATCTATTTTGCAAGCTTTGGCAGAACAGTCTCGTATTGTACGTTTGCCATTGAACAAAATTGGTTCAATCAACAAAATTAATAAAACCTTTGCTTTTCTTGAGCAGGCGCACGAACGTATGCCTTCTCCTGAAGAAATTGCAAAAGAGTTGGATATGACTGTTGAGGACGTAAAGCAATCGCTTAAGAACTCTGGCCGCCATGTATCTATGGATGCTCCTTTGATCGCTGGTGAAGATTCTAACCTTTATGATGTACTTCGTAGTGGTGAATCTCCAAACCCGGACAAAGAATTATTACACGAATCTTTGCGTACAGAAATTGAGCGCGCTTTAGAGACTTTAACGCCTAGAGAAGCAGATGTTATTCGTCTTTACTTTGGCCTTGCCGGACAACATTCAATGACTCTTGAAGAAATTGGTGAAACTTTTGAACTTACTAGAGAGAGAGTTCGCCAGATTAAGGAAAAAGCTATTAGAAGATTGAAACATACTTCTAGAAGTAAGATTCTTAAAACCTATTTAGGTTAA
- a CDS encoding tRNA (cytidine(34)-2'-O)-methyltransferase yields the protein MPFNIVLVEPEIPNNTGNIGRLALASGSTLHLIKPFGFELDDKRVKRAGLDYWQHLDLRIYESLEDFLSQHGNRNLVFFSSHGTKNHWSIPFKDGQFLVFGKESVGLPSSLLSSYKNDLYKIPLYSEHVRSLNLANAVGIAVYEGLQHIQ from the coding sequence ATGCCCTTTAACATTGTACTTGTAGAACCAGAAATACCTAATAACACCGGAAATATTGGCAGGTTGGCACTTGCGTCAGGTTCTACGCTTCATCTTATAAAGCCATTTGGTTTTGAATTAGATGACAAACGCGTAAAGCGGGCCGGTCTTGATTATTGGCAACACCTTGATTTGCGTATTTATGAGAGTCTTGAAGACTTTTTATCGCAACATGGCAACAGGAATTTGGTGTTCTTTTCTAGCCATGGCACAAAAAACCATTGGTCCATACCCTTTAAAGACGGGCAATTTCTGGTTTTTGGTAAAGAATCGGTTGGATTACCTTCTTCCCTACTCTCTTCCTATAAAAATGATTTGTATAAAATTCCATTGTATAGTGAACACGTGCGGAGTTTAAACTTGGCTAACGCAGTCGGTATTGCGGTCTATGAAGGCCTACAACACATACAATAG
- the accD gene encoding acetyl-CoA carboxylase, carboxyltransferase subunit beta, whose product MTAWFRRKEKGIQTATEEKKDTPKGLWYKSPTGKIVESEVLAKNYYVSPEDDYHVRVGSKEYFEILFDNNKFRELDAKLTSKDPLKFEDTKKYSDRLKAAQKKTGLNDAVRTGFGKSLDKDVVIACMDFNFIGGSMGSVVGEKIARAIDYAIKRKVPFVMISKSGGARMMEAALSLMQLAKTSAKLAQLAEAKLPYISLCTDPTTGGTTASYAMLGDINISEPGALIGFAGPRVVKEATGKELPDGFQTAEFVMEHGFLDFISHRRDLKKKINLYIDLIQNIPVRTEKASA is encoded by the coding sequence ATGACGGCTTGGTTCAGAAGAAAAGAAAAGGGAATACAAACGGCTACCGAAGAGAAAAAAGACACGCCAAAAGGGTTGTGGTACAAATCTCCAACGGGAAAAATCGTTGAATCAGAAGTACTTGCCAAAAACTATTATGTAAGCCCAGAAGACGATTATCACGTTCGGGTAGGTAGTAAAGAGTATTTTGAAATACTTTTTGATAATAACAAATTCAGGGAACTGGATGCTAAGTTGACATCAAAAGACCCCTTAAAGTTCGAGGATACCAAAAAATATTCTGACCGCTTAAAGGCCGCTCAGAAGAAAACAGGACTCAATGATGCTGTGAGAACCGGTTTTGGAAAGTCCTTGGATAAAGATGTCGTTATAGCATGTATGGATTTTAATTTTATTGGCGGATCAATGGGTAGCGTTGTAGGAGAAAAAATTGCACGCGCCATAGATTATGCTATAAAAAGAAAAGTTCCGTTCGTAATGATATCAAAATCTGGTGGTGCGCGTATGATGGAAGCTGCCCTGTCTTTAATGCAACTGGCCAAAACATCGGCTAAGTTAGCTCAATTGGCAGAAGCAAAACTTCCATACATATCACTTTGTACCGATCCTACTACAGGAGGTACTACGGCGTCTTATGCAATGCTAGGGGATATTAACATATCAGAACCTGGTGCATTAATAGGTTTTGCAGGACCAAGAGTTGTAAAAGAAGCTACGGGAAAAGAACTTCCTGATGGTTTCCAAACAGCAGAATTTGTAATGGAACATGGTTTTCTAGATTTTATCTCGCACAGAAGAGACTTAAAAAAGAAAATCAATCTTTATATTGATTTAATTCAGAACATTCCAGTAAGGACTGAAAAGGCTTCAGCATGA
- a CDS encoding VF530 family protein: MESDNQIPEGQPNNPLHGVKLVDILEKLTEKYTWEELADRININCFKSNPTVKSSLKFLRRTPWARTKVEQLYLRSFHK; the protein is encoded by the coding sequence ATGGAATCTGACAATCAAATACCCGAGGGCCAACCTAACAACCCACTACATGGGGTTAAGTTAGTTGACATTTTAGAAAAACTAACGGAAAAATACACTTGGGAAGAATTGGCAGACCGCATAAACATCAATTGCTTTAAAAGTAATCCCACGGTGAAGTCATCGCTTAAATTTTTAAGACGTACGCCATGGGCAAGAACCAAAGTAGAACAGTTATATTTAAGGTCTTTTCATAAATAG
- a CDS encoding DUF302 domain-containing protein: MNLKFLTLLFLTFTFVACEDDETNEPETIDTNPDVVGMNYVKSTQSFDDTYTVLTASLEANENIKIVAEVDHEANAASVDLELSPTKIIFFGNPNLGTPLMQVNQQAGLDLPQRILVYQNDSSEVFVGYNSTVYLANRHTLGDVATLPTIATALKSLSENAAVADVTEQPSDVVANYNVTTILSDQTFDATYDDIRSVIDGNENLTIVAELDHQANAANVGLELLPTKVIIFGNPNLGTTLMQKSQTSALDLPQKILVYENAEGEVKIAFNNPELFVSRHAVIDSDATLEIVLTVLQGLADTASEE; this comes from the coding sequence ATGAATTTGAAATTTTTGACATTACTTTTTTTGACATTTACTTTTGTTGCTTGTGAGGATGATGAAACAAACGAGCCAGAGACTATAGATACCAATCCAGATGTGGTAGGTATGAATTATGTAAAAAGTACACAATCTTTTGACGATACCTATACTGTATTGACGGCCAGTTTAGAAGCTAATGAAAATATTAAAATTGTTGCCGAGGTAGATCATGAGGCTAATGCGGCTTCTGTTGATTTGGAGTTGAGCCCGACTAAAATAATTTTCTTTGGTAATCCTAATTTGGGCACACCGCTAATGCAAGTAAATCAGCAAGCTGGTTTAGATTTGCCGCAACGTATTTTGGTCTATCAAAATGATAGTAGTGAGGTTTTTGTAGGATATAATTCTACCGTTTATTTAGCCAACAGACATACGCTTGGAGATGTAGCCACCTTGCCAACGATTGCAACGGCTTTGAAAAGCTTAAGTGAAAATGCGGCCGTTGCAGATGTAACCGAACAGCCTAGTGACGTAGTTGCTAATTACAATGTAACTACCATTTTAAGCGATCAAACATTTGATGCTACTTATGATGATATAAGGAGTGTAATTGATGGTAACGAAAACCTCACAATTGTAGCTGAGTTAGACCATCAAGCAAATGCTGCTAATGTAGGGTTAGAATTACTTCCTACTAAAGTGATTATTTTTGGTAATCCAAATCTGGGAACAACGCTGATGCAAAAGAGCCAAACTTCAGCTCTTGATTTACCGCAAAAAATATTGGTGTATGAAAATGCTGAAGGTGAGGTTAAAATAGCTTTTAATAACCCTGAGTTATTTGTATCAAGGCATGCTGTTATAGATAGTGATGCAACTTTGGAAATTGTTTTAACAGTCTTGCAAGGTCTTGCCGATACTGCTTCAGAGGAGTAG
- the tamL gene encoding translocation and assembly module lipoprotein TamL, translating into MGKTLRYINTAAKISLLFVVLVINSCNTLKRVSEDEFLLKKNTIYADSAEVKNEDIESLIVQEPNTTILGYPLRLNLYNLAKKNPDSSYNAWLDRNEKRERKLINFLSKKQVDRLGESFLVSGLSEWLKKIGEAPSTLDTTKTKRTLERLSAYYGSKGYFNNNTSYEIDTIIKKRRASVSYKIDLGKPFMIDSVSQRIASNAIDSIYTLHKSEAFVQDGEQFDLSKFASERERLSNIFRNSGIYNFQESSISYDIATDTTKLANDQKMNIELNIDDFKKRGDSAVTSSEYKVYRFDKINIYTDFLYNEDDSEQKFISYGDYTIYYRNKLRFKPKTLANAVFYEKDSIYKDIDRTRTYRQITNLGVFKYPTITSTPNDSSATLDANIYLAARPKYSLGTSFEVTRSNIQQFGLALSPSLQARNLFGGAENLNLSGRLSIGSSNDPSIIDNRFFNIQEFGADLTLDIPRIWLPFINTNKFIPSYTLPRTRISIGTSFQKNIGLDKQAFNTVLGYNWVPSDFIKHDVELLNIQFVRNVNPDRFFNVYGNSFSQLDDVADNFDSYNDTVLYPELTSYFETTEDSEDPSLRIPTGTTNFTEAILSRTVPSTTDEYQTVSRIEERRERLTEDNLIFASNYTFNLNNRKGLTDNNFFQFRFKLESAGNALSLLSKVIPFNTDADEDELVFSVPYSQYIKTEFDYVKYWATSRTNVLAFRSFFGIAIPYGNSDNIPFVRSYFAGGANDIRAWSPYSLGPGRTDAINDFNEANLKISLNLEYRFPVIGNLKGAFFADAGNIWNVFDNVEDPEATFTSLKSLEDIALGTGFGLRYDFTYFVLRADLGFKTYNPAEEISKRWFRDYNFANSVLQIGINYPF; encoded by the coding sequence ATGGGCAAAACGTTACGCTATATTAATACCGCTGCTAAAATAAGCCTATTATTTGTAGTTCTGGTAATCAACTCGTGTAACACGCTTAAACGGGTTAGCGAAGATGAATTCTTGCTTAAAAAAAATACCATCTACGCGGATAGTGCAGAAGTAAAGAACGAAGACATAGAAAGCCTAATCGTTCAAGAACCCAATACCACAATTTTGGGCTACCCATTGCGACTAAATCTATACAACCTTGCTAAAAAGAATCCCGATTCTTCATACAACGCCTGGTTAGACCGAAATGAAAAACGCGAACGAAAACTCATTAACTTCCTTTCTAAAAAACAAGTTGACCGTCTTGGAGAATCTTTTCTGGTGAGCGGTCTTAGTGAATGGCTTAAAAAAATTGGCGAAGCTCCATCTACTCTAGATACAACAAAAACAAAACGTACTCTAGAAAGACTGAGTGCTTATTATGGCAGCAAAGGCTATTTTAATAACAACACGAGCTATGAAATAGATACCATAATAAAAAAAAGAAGAGCTTCTGTTTCCTATAAAATAGATCTGGGCAAACCTTTTATGATTGATTCGGTATCACAAAGAATAGCATCAAATGCCATAGATTCTATCTACACGCTTCATAAAAGCGAAGCATTTGTTCAAGATGGAGAGCAATTTGACCTTTCCAAATTTGCAAGTGAAAGAGAGCGCTTGAGTAATATTTTCAGAAACTCGGGTATTTATAATTTTCAAGAAAGCTCTATTTCTTACGACATCGCCACGGATACTACCAAACTGGCCAATGATCAAAAAATGAACATTGAGCTGAACATAGATGATTTCAAAAAACGAGGAGATAGCGCAGTAACCAGTTCTGAATACAAGGTGTACAGGTTTGACAAGATCAATATTTATACAGATTTCCTATACAATGAAGACGATAGCGAACAGAAATTTATTAGCTATGGAGACTATACCATCTATTATAGAAATAAATTAAGATTTAAACCTAAGACTTTGGCCAATGCCGTGTTTTATGAAAAAGACAGTATTTATAAAGATATAGATCGTACGCGTACCTACAGACAGATAACCAACTTGGGTGTTTTTAAATATCCTACAATCACATCAACTCCTAACGACAGTTCCGCTACTTTGGATGCTAATATCTATTTGGCAGCCAGGCCAAAATATTCCCTAGGAACATCTTTTGAAGTTACGCGTTCTAACATTCAACAATTTGGACTAGCATTAAGTCCATCATTACAAGCAAGAAATCTGTTTGGCGGAGCTGAAAATTTAAATCTATCAGGTAGACTAAGCATTGGCTCATCTAATGACCCAAGTATAATAGATAACCGGTTTTTTAATATTCAAGAATTTGGTGCGGACCTTACTTTGGATATACCTAGAATCTGGTTACCCTTTATTAACACTAATAAATTCATACCCAGCTATACCTTACCTAGAACACGTATTTCTATTGGTACAAGTTTCCAAAAAAATATAGGTTTAGACAAACAGGCTTTCAATACCGTTTTAGGTTATAACTGGGTTCCTTCTGATTTTATAAAGCATGATGTTGAGTTGCTAAATATTCAGTTTGTTAGAAATGTGAACCCAGATCGGTTTTTTAATGTCTATGGAAACTCTTTCAGCCAGCTAGATGATGTTGCCGATAATTTTGATAGCTATAATGATACTGTTCTCTATCCTGAGCTAACAAGTTATTTTGAAACTACTGAAGACTCTGAAGACCCTAGCCTTCGTATTCCGACAGGAACTACAAATTTTACCGAAGCTATCCTTTCAAGAACGGTTCCCAGCACTACAGATGAATACCAAACCGTAAGCCGTATTGAAGAAAGAAGGGAGCGTCTTACCGAAGACAACCTAATCTTTGCCAGTAACTATACCTTTAACCTAAACAATCGGAAAGGTCTTACAGATAATAATTTCTTCCAATTCCGATTTAAGCTAGAAAGTGCCGGTAATGCATTATCGTTACTTTCAAAAGTAATCCCGTTTAACACAGATGCCGATGAAGATGAATTGGTTTTCAGCGTTCCTTATAGCCAATATATTAAAACAGAATTTGACTACGTAAAATACTGGGCCACTTCAAGAACCAACGTTTTGGCGTTTAGAAGCTTTTTTGGTATTGCCATTCCTTATGGAAACTCAGATAACATTCCGTTTGTTCGTAGTTACTTTGCAGGCGGCGCTAACGATATTAGGGCCTGGTCTCCCTATTCACTTGGACCGGGACGTACAGACGCCATCAATGACTTTAATGAAGCAAACCTAAAAATAAGCCTCAACCTAGAATATCGTTTTCCTGTAATAGGGAACCTTAAAGGTGCCTTTTTTGCCGATGCAGGAAATATTTGGAACGTTTTTGATAATGTAGAAGACCCAGAAGCTACTTTTACAAGCTTAAAATCACTTGAAGATATTGCCTTAGGCACCGGTTTTGGACTCCGATACGATTTCACTTATTTTGTATTACGTGCAGATTTAGGTTTTAAAACTTACAATCCCGCTGAAGAAATCTCAAAAAGATGGTTCAGGGACTATAATTTTGCTAACTCGGTTTTACAAATTGGTATTAACTACCCTTTTTAA
- the rpsO gene encoding 30S ribosomal protein S15, which translates to MYLTKEVKAEIFTKYGGKAENTGSTEGQIALFTHRINHLTGHLKKNHKDFNTERSLVKLVGKRRSLLDYMIKNDIVKYRELIVELGIRK; encoded by the coding sequence ATGTATTTAACGAAAGAAGTAAAAGCCGAAATCTTTACGAAATACGGCGGAAAAGCAGAGAACACTGGTTCTACTGAAGGTCAGATTGCATTGTTTACACACCGTATCAATCACTTGACTGGTCACTTGAAGAAAAATCACAAAGACTTTAATACTGAACGTTCTTTAGTAAAGCTGGTAGGTAAAAGAAGAAGCTTACTTGATTATATGATAAAGAATGATATTGTTAAATATCGTGAGCTTATTGTAGAGTTAGGTATTAGAAAGTAA
- a CDS encoding polyribonucleotide nucleotidyltransferase, with protein sequence MIPKVFREVIDLGDGREISIETGKLAKQAHGSVVVQSGKCMLLCTVVSNYEQKNLGFLPLTVDYREKFAAAGRYPGGFFKREARPSDGEVLTMRLVDRVLRPLFPKDYQAETQVMIQLMSHDDDVMPEAMAGLAASAAIQLSDFPFECAISEARVGRVNGKFVINPTRAQLAESDIEMMIGASADSVMMVEGEMDEISEEEMADAIKFAHEAIKVQIAAQLRLAEAFGKKEVREYETAEVNEDLEKRIHDLTYDKCYAIAKKGTSKAERSNAFAEVKEEVKASFTEEEMEEFGHLVGGYYRQAEKAAVRDLTLNEGLRLDGRKTDEIRPIWCEVDYLPSTHGSAIFTRGETQALATVTLGTSRDANKIDMPSYEGEENFYLHYNFPPFCTGEARPIRGTSRREVGHGNLAQRALKGMIPADCPYTVRVVSEVLESNGSSSMATVCAGTMAMMDAGVQMKKPVSGIAMGLISDAESGKYAVLSDILGDEDHLGDMDFKVTGTADGITACQMDIKVKGLSYEILVNALKQAREGRLHILGKLTDTIATPNAEVKEHAPTMVTRRVPNEFIGALIGPGGKVIQEMQKETETTIVINEDPVTEEGIVEILGVGSKGIDAVMAKIDSILFKPEVGSAYEVKVIKMLDFGAVVEYQDAPGNEVLLHVSELAWERTENVTDVVNMGDVFDVKYLGTDPRTRKEKVSRKALLPKPEGFVERPPRNDKDRGRGRDDRRGGSRDNRDRKPRD encoded by the coding sequence ATGATTCCAAAAGTATTTAGAGAGGTCATAGACCTAGGTGATGGTAGAGAAATTTCTATCGAAACCGGAAAATTGGCAAAACAAGCTCATGGCTCTGTTGTTGTACAATCTGGAAAATGTATGCTATTGTGTACAGTAGTTTCCAATTACGAACAAAAAAATCTTGGTTTTCTACCCTTAACAGTAGATTACAGAGAAAAATTTGCTGCGGCAGGACGTTACCCAGGCGGTTTCTTTAAAAGAGAAGCAAGACCAAGTGACGGTGAAGTATTGACTATGCGTTTAGTGGATCGTGTATTACGTCCTCTTTTCCCAAAAGATTATCAAGCAGAAACACAAGTAATGATTCAGTTAATGTCTCATGATGATGATGTTATGCCTGAAGCTATGGCCGGTTTAGCGGCGAGTGCTGCTATTCAATTATCTGATTTCCCATTTGAATGTGCTATCTCCGAAGCTAGAGTTGGTCGTGTTAATGGTAAATTTGTAATTAACCCTACACGTGCTCAATTAGCTGAATCCGATATTGAAATGATGATTGGAGCTTCAGCTGATTCTGTAATGATGGTTGAAGGCGAAATGGATGAGATTTCTGAAGAGGAAATGGCTGATGCTATCAAATTTGCTCATGAAGCTATAAAAGTACAAATTGCTGCTCAATTACGTTTAGCAGAAGCTTTTGGCAAAAAAGAAGTACGTGAATATGAAACTGCTGAAGTTAACGAAGATTTAGAAAAAAGAATCCACGATTTAACTTACGATAAATGTTATGCCATTGCCAAGAAGGGAACTTCTAAAGCAGAACGTAGTAATGCATTTGCTGAAGTAAAAGAAGAAGTTAAGGCTTCTTTTACTGAAGAAGAGATGGAAGAATTTGGACATCTTGTTGGTGGATACTACAGACAAGCAGAAAAAGCAGCTGTTAGAGATCTAACATTAAACGAAGGTTTACGTTTAGACGGTAGAAAAACTGACGAAATCAGACCAATTTGGTGTGAGGTTGATTATTTACCATCAACACACGGTTCTGCAATTTTTACACGTGGAGAAACTCAAGCATTAGCTACAGTTACCTTAGGAACTTCTAGAGATGCTAATAAAATAGATATGCCATCTTATGAAGGCGAAGAGAACTTCTATTTACATTATAACTTCCCTCCTTTTTGTACAGGTGAAGCTAGACCAATTCGTGGAACATCTCGTAGAGAAGTTGGTCACGGTAACTTGGCGCAACGTGCATTAAAAGGAATGATCCCTGCGGATTGTCCTTATACTGTTCGTGTTGTATCTGAAGTATTAGAATCTAACGGTTCTTCTTCTATGGCAACAGTTTGTGCCGGTACAATGGCTATGATGGATGCCGGTGTGCAAATGAAAAAACCAGTTTCTGGTATTGCAATGGGATTAATTTCTGATGCTGAGTCTGGAAAGTATGCTGTATTATCTGATATTTTAGGTGATGAAGATCACTTAGGAGATATGGATTTTAAAGTTACTGGTACTGCAGATGGTATTACGGCTTGCCAAATGGATATTAAAGTAAAAGGATTGTCTTACGAAATTCTTGTAAATGCTTTAAAACAAGCCCGTGAGGGTCGTTTACATATCTTAGGTAAACTTACTGATACGATTGCTACACCAAATGCCGAAGTTAAAGAACACGCGCCTACAATGGTTACGCGTAGAGTTCCTAACGAATTCATTGGTGCTTTAATTGGACCAGGTGGTAAAGTAATTCAAGAGATGCAAAAAGAAACTGAGACTACTATCGTTATTAACGAAGACCCAGTTACTGAAGAAGGTATCGTAGAAATTTTAGGTGTAGGTAGTAAAGGTATTGATGCTGTTATGGCAAAAATAGATTCTATTCTATTTAAACCTGAAGTAGGAAGCGCTTACGAAGTTAAAGTCATTAAAATGTTAGATTTTGGTGCTGTTGTAGAATATCAAGATGCTCCAGGCAACGAAGTATTGTTACACGTATCGGAATTAGCATGGGAAAGAACTGAAAATGTTACCGATGTTGTAAACATGGGAGATGTTTTTGATGTGAAATATTTAGGTACTGACCCTAGAACTCGTAAAGAAAAAGTTTCTAGAAAAGCTTTATTACCAAAACCAGAAGGTTTTGTAGAAAGACCACCACGTAATGATAAAGATCGTGGTCGTGGTAGAGATGACAGACGAGGCGGTAGCAGAGATAACCGTGATCGTAAACCTAGAGACTAA